In Dermochelys coriacea isolate rDerCor1 chromosome 10, rDerCor1.pri.v4, whole genome shotgun sequence, one DNA window encodes the following:
- the IGFALS gene encoding LOW QUALITY PROTEIN: insulin-like growth factor-binding protein complex acid labile subunit (The sequence of the model RefSeq protein was modified relative to this genomic sequence to represent the inferred CDS: deleted 1 base in 1 codon) has translation MFFHVMVAQSPLLCLTWYWIWGALSVPSHVIFASFPLAVCCQLIFSICFVLISPSTPPADTALLLLLVSVLAAGSLSPSGEVPQEPDTELLKCPSSCACSYDDYSEELNIFCSSRNLTHLPEDIPSNVKSLWLDGNNFLSVPAMAFRNLSNLDFLNLQSSQLASIEQHAFHGLKGLYHLHLERNRLKHLAPNTFLHTQNLASLSLNNNHFNKIEEGLFAGLSNLWYLNLGWNYLVVLPDRVFHNLPNLRELVLAGNKLPYLQHQIFCSLSELKELDLSGNLLKGIKLNIFVKLQKLQKLYLNHNQINAIAPRAFMGMKSLRWLDLSHNRLILLFEETFLGLLSLHVLRLSSNSITSLRPRTFKDLQFLEELQLGHNRIRSLAERTFDGLGQLEVLTLNNNQIQEIRVGAFLGLFNVAVMNLSGNCLKALPDYVFKSLTKLHSLHLENSCLSRIRPQTFSSLSCLRRLFLQHNTISMIEDESLNDLHDLLELDLKHNRLTHLSPNMFVGLNNLEYLLLSSNQLLEISHNAFSPLQRLFWLDLSSNHLEMLDNSTITPLANLRYLSIRNNSLETFSIGSLGPSPVLEQLWLEGNKWHCNCSLKELRDFSLKHPTVVPRFVQSLMEVDDSHTPVYVYNNLTCLSPPDLAGLDLREISEDHFAHC, from the exons ATGTTCTTCCATGTTATGGTTGCTCAGTCCCCATTATTGTGCCTTACATGGTACTGG ATTTGGGGCGCATTGAGTGTACCTAGCCATGTCATCTTTGCATCATTTCCTCTTGCCGTGTGTTGTCAgctaatattttccatttgttttgtcttaatctccccctccactcccccagcagACACTGCCCTCTTGTTACTCTTGGTCTCGGTGCTGGCAGCAGGGTCCCTATCTCCCAGCGGAGAAGTGCCCCAGGAGCCTGACACAGAACTCCTAAAATGCCCCAGCTCATGTGCCTGCAGCTATGATGACTACAGCGAGGAGCTCAACATCTTCTGCAGCTCCCGGAACCTCACGCACCTCCCAGAAGACATTCCCAGCAACGTTAAGTCATTATGGCTGGATGGAAACAACTTCCTTTCTGTGCCAGCTATGGCCTTCAGGAACCTTTCCAACCTGGACTTTCTTAACCTGCAGAGCAGCCAGCTGGCGAGCATTGAGCAGCATGCCTTCCATGGGTTAAAGGGCCTCTACCACCTGCACCTGGAACGGAATAGgctgaagcatttggcaccaaACACTTTCCTTCACACACAGAACCTTGCCTCCTTAAGCCTCAACAACAATCACTTCAACAAGATTGAGGAAGGCCTGTTTGCTGGGCTCTCCAACCTCTGGTACCTGAACCTCGGGTGGAATTATCTAGTGGTGCTGCCTGACAGAGTGTTCCATAACCTGCCTAacctgagggaactggtcttggCTGGGAACAAGCTGCCCTACCTGCAGCACCAAATCTTCTGCAGTCTCAGTGAGCTGAAGGAGCTGGATTTGAGTGGGAACTTGCTCAAGGGCATCAAGCTCAATATCTTTGTCAAgttgcagaaactacagaagcTCTACCTGAACCACAATCAGATCAATGCCATCGCCCCACGTGCATTCATGGGAATGAAGTCCCTCAGGTGGCTGGACCTCTCCCACAATCGTCTCATCTTGCTCTTTGAAGAAACATTCCTGGGCCTTTTGAGCCTGCACGTGTTGCGTTTATCCAGTAATTCGATCACCAGCCTGAGGCCAAGGACTTTCAAAGACCTCCAATTCTTGGAGGAACTACAGTTGGGACACAACAGGATCAGGAGCCTGGCGGAAAGGACTTTTGATGGGCTAGGCCAGCTGGAGGTCCTTACTCTGAACAACAACCAGATTCAAgagatcagggttggggcattCCTTGGGCTCTTTAATGTTGCAGTGATGAACTTGTCTGGTAACTGCCTCAAGGCACTTCCCGACTATGTCTTTAAGAGCCTAACCAAGCTGCATAGCCTTCACCTGGAAAACAGCTGTCTCAGCAGAATCAGGCCACAAACTTTCTCCAGCCTTTCCTGCCTCCGGAGGCTCTTCTTGCAGCACAACACCATATCCATGATTGAAGACGAGAGTTTGAATGACCTGCATGATCTTTTGGAGTTGGACCTTAAGCACAACAGGCTGACTCATCTCTCCCCCAACATGTTTGTAGGCCTGAATAATCTGGAATACCTTCTCCTTTCCTCCAACCAGCTCTTGGAGATCTCTCACAATGCTTTCAGCCCACTTCAGCGACTCTTCTGGCTCGATCTCTCCAGCAACCATTTGGAGATGCTGGACAACAGCACAATTACCCCCTTAGCAAACTTGCGGTATCTTAGCATCAGAAACAATTCTCTGGAAACCTTCTCAATTGGTTCTCTGGGCCCTTCGCCTGTGCTGGAGCAGCTGTGGCTGGAAGGAAACAAGTGGCACTGTAATTGCTCACTGAAGGAACTGAGAGACTTTTCCTTGAAGCATCCCACAGTGGTTCCACGTTTTGTACAGTCCCTTATGGAGGTGGACGATTCCCACACACCCGTGTACGTGTACAACAACCTCACCTGCCTAAGCCCACCAGACCTGGCAGGCCTTGACCTGAGGGAAATCAGTGAAGATCACTTTGCTCACTGCTAA